The window TACCGACGTGGGATCGACGCCGAGATCGGCGAGCGTCCATTCGGGAATGGTCTTCTTCTTCACGGCCATGATCCCCTTGAGCGAGGCGTAGCGCGGCTCGTTCAGACCCTTCTGCGCCGTGATCACGGCGGGCAGCTCGAACTCGACCGTCTCGGCGCCCCCTTCGACTTCACGATGCGCGGTGCCTTTCTTCGCGCCCGGGTCGACGGCCAGTTTCACGACCACCGAGACGTGGGGCACGTCGAGCCGCTCGGCCAGCATCACGCCGACCTGCGACCAGTCGTGATCCACGCCCTGCTTGCCGGTCAGGATCAGGTCGAAGCCGATCTTCTTCGCGGCGGCGGCGAGCACGGTCGCGACCGTGCCCGGGTCGCCCAGGGCGACGCCGTCTCCCCTGAGCCACACCCCTTCGTCGGCGCCCAGGGAGAGGCCGTACTTGATCGCCTCCTTCACGCGCTCGGGCCCCAGGCTCGCGACGGTGACCTTGCCGGCGCCCAGGCGCTCCTTGATCCGAAGCGCCTCCTCGATGGCGAATTCGTCGTAGGGGTTCGCGATCCACTTCACGCTCGAGACGTCGACCTGGCCATTCTGGATTTGAATGCGGGTCTCGGTGTCGGGCACCTGCTTGACGAAGACGAGAAGATTCAAAACGGTTCCCCCAATTGGCTTCCAGCGGTGAGCCGGGCAGTATAGTACGATGCCTCCCATGGTGGAAGAGCCCGGCGCCCGCGCCCGCCATCCGTTCCTGGCGCGCCTCTCCGAGGGAATCCTGCTCGCCGACGGGGCGATGGGGACCTTTCTCTACGACAAGGGCATCCCCTTCGATCGCTCGTTCGACGCGCTGAACCTGACCGAGCCCTCCCTGATCCAATCGGTCCATCGCGAGTACATCCGCGCGGGCGCCGAGGTGATCGAGACGAACACGTTCGGGGCGAACCGATTCCGTCTTGCCGCGCACGGCGTCACCGATCCGCCGCGCCAGGTGAACCGGGCCGGCGCCCAGATCGCGCGGAACGCGCGCGAAGAGGTGGGCGAGCCGGTCTTCGTGGCCGGAGCGATCGGC of the Candidatus Binatia bacterium genome contains:
- a CDS encoding electron transfer flavoprotein subunit beta/FixA family protein is translated as MNLLVFVKQVPDTETRIQIQNGQVDVSSVKWIANPYDEFAIEEALRIKERLGAGKVTVASLGPERVKEAIKYGLSLGADEGVWLRGDGVALGDPGTVATVLAAAAKKIGFDLILTGKQGVDHDWSQVGVMLAERLDVPHVSVVVKLAVDPGAKKGTAHREVEGGAETVEFELPAVITAQKGLNEPRYASLKGIMAVKKKTIPEWTLADLGVDPTSVGEGAAGVRFLEFLPPPARSAGRVLEGEPADTARELVRLLREEAKAI